The following proteins come from a genomic window of Trifolium pratense cultivar HEN17-A07 linkage group LG4, ARS_RC_1.1, whole genome shotgun sequence:
- the LOC123920836 gene encoding ubiquitin fusion degradation protein 1 homolog yields the protein MFFDGYGYHGTSFEQTYRCYPASFIEKPQLESGDKIIMPPSALDRLASLHIDYPMLFELRNDAAERVSHCGVLEFIAEEGMIYMPYWMMENMLLQEGDIVRVKNVTLPKGTYVKLQPHTKDFLDISNPKAILETTLRNFSCLTTGDSIMVAYNNKKYYIDIIESKPANAISIIETDCEVDFAPPLDYKEPEKPIAARSAGKAPEADKETPAEEPKFNPFTGSGRRLDGKPLSYQPPPVTSSGSKDKSPAAPNVNSQSSTASSSQSNAPQTQGKLVFGSNPNRSKETGKATEAKAKQEPPKEKEDKFQPFTGKKYSLRG from the exons ATG TTTTTTGATGGATATGGATATCATGGGACATCGTTTGAGCAGACGTATCGATGTTACCCTGCTTCTTTTATTGAAAAG CCCCAACTTGAAAGTGGTGACAAAA TTATAATGCCTCCATCAGCCCTTGATCGTCTAG CATCTCTGCATATTGATTATCCGATGTTGTTCGAACTTCGTAATGATGCTGCTGAGCGGGTTTCTCATTGTGGTGTTCTGGAGTTCATTGCAGAGGAAGGCATGATATACATGCCATACTGG ATGATGGAGAACATGCTTTTACAAGAGGGGGACATTGTAAGAGTGAAAAATGTGACACTTCCAAAGGGAACATATGTTAAGTTACAGCCTCACACTAAAGACTTCTTGGATATTTCCAATCCAAAGGCTAT CTTAGAAACTACGCTGAGGAATTTTTCCTGCCTGACTACTGGAGATAGCATTATGGTGGCttacaataacaaaaaatattatattgatATTATTGAAAGCAAGCCTGCCAATGCTATAAGCATCATTGAGACTGATTGTGAAGTGGACTTCGCCCCTCCCTTAGATTACAAGGAACCTGAAAAGCCCATTGCTGCACGTTCTGCTGGAAAGGCACCAGAAGCTG ATAAAGAAACCCCTGCTGAAGAACCCAAGTTCAACCCATTTACTGGATCTGGGAGACGCTTGGACGGAAAGCCTTTGAGTTATCAGCCTCCACCAGTTACTTCCTCTGGCTCCAAGGACAAGAGTCCTGCTGCTCCAAATGTGAATTCACAGTCTTCCACAGCTTCTAGTTCACAAAGTAATGCTCCTCAAACTCAGGGCAAGCTTGTGTTTGGATCAAATCCAAACCGCAGTAAAGAAACCGGAAAG GCAACTGAGGCAAAAGCAAAACAAGAACCCCCCAAAGAGAAAGAAGATAAATTTCAGCCTTTCACCGGGAAGAAGTATTCTTTAAGAGGTTGA
- the LOC123921464 gene encoding ankyrin repeat-containing protein At2g01680-like, whose amino-acid sequence MESKGLRFMTHQSIFTMVGSGNLDGLKKLLEKLKNEDDDDNSNNGSSSSSSSPISVSDVMSLQNDHGETPLYIAANHNLKEVFTFLLKLCDFEILKIRSKSDMNAFHVAAKRGHLEIVKEILSAFPEVCKLCDSSNTSPLYSAAVQDHLDVVSAILDVDVSSMFIVRKNGKTALHNAVRYGVLRIVKALISRDRGIVCIKDKKGQTALHMAVKGQSTSVVEEILQADPTILNERDKKGNTALHMATRKGRSQIVSLLLSYSAVDVNAINKQQETALDLADKLPYGSSALEIQEALSEYGAKYARHVGKVDEAMELKRTVSDIKHEVQSQLIQNEKTRRRVSGIAKELKKLHREAVQNTINSVTVVAVLFASIAFLAIFNLPGQYITEGPQAGKSNIADHVGFQIFCLLNSTSLFISLAVVVVQITLVAWDTRAQRQIVSVVNKLMWAACACTCGAFLAIAFEVVGKKKWMAITITGLGIPILVGTLASMCYFVFRQHFGIFQSDSQRRIKRASGSKSFSWSYSANISDLDEYNSDIEKIYAL is encoded by the exons atggAGTCAAAGGGTCTTCGTTTCATGACCCACCAATCAATTTTCACCATGGTTGGATCTGGGAACCTTGATGGGTTAAAGAAACTGTTAGAGAAGCTGAAAAacgaagatgatgatgataatagtaataatgggtcatcatcatcatcatcatcacctaTCTCTGTTTCTGATGTTATGTCTCTTCAAAACGATCATGGTGAAACACCACTTTACATAGCTGCAAACCATAATCTGAAGGAAGTTTTCACCTTTTTGCTCAAATTGTGTGATTTTGAGATTCTCAAGATTCGTTCCAAGTCTGATATGAACGCTTTTCATGTTGCAGCTAAGCGTGGCCATTTGG AAATTGTGAAGGAGATTTTGAGTGCCTTTCCCGAGGTTTGTAAGTTGTGTGACTCGTCAAACACCAGCCCTTTATATTCTGCTGCAGTTCAAGACCACTTGGATGTAGTAAGTGCTATTTTGGATGTTGATGTCAGCTCTATGTTTATAGTTAGGAAAAATGGAAAAACTGCACTACACAATGCTGTTAGGTATGGCGTCCTTCGTATTGTGAAAGCACTTATCTCCCGTGATCGAGGAATAGTCTGTATCAAAGATAAAAAAGGTCAAACTGCACTTCATATGGCTGTTAAAGGACAGAGTACATCAGTGGTGGAGGAGATATTACAAGCTGATCCTACAATATTGAATGAACGAGATAAGAAGGGTAATACCGCTCTTCACATGGCTACGAGGAAAGGCCGGTCACAG ATAGTGAGCCTTTTGCTAAGCTACTCAGCTGTGGATGTTAATGCCATCAATAAGCAACAAGAAACAGCCTTGGATTTGGCCGATAAACTTCCATACGGATCTTCAGCTTTAGAAATCCAAGAAGCACTTTCAGAATATGGTGCTAAATATGCAAGACATGTTGGCAAAGTAGATGAAGCCATGGAACTTAAAAGAACTGTGAGTGATATAAAGCATGAGGTGCAGTCACAACTcatacaaaatgaaaaaactcgCCGACGAGTTTCTGGTATAGCTAAGGAATTGAAGAAACTTCATAGAGAAGCAGTTCAAAACACCATTAACTCTGTCACAGTTGTTGCTGTCCTTTTTGCCTCGATAGCATTCTTGGCTATATTCAATTTACCGGGTCAATATATTACGGAAGGACCACAGGCAGGAAAATCTAACATAGCTGATCATGTTGGATTCCAAATTTTCTGTCTCTTGAATTCGACGTCTCTTTTCATTTCCCTCGCAGTTGTTGTTGTTCAAATCACTTTGGTTGCTTGGGACACAAGGGCTCAAAGACAGATTGTGTCGGTCGTTAACAAGTTAATGTGGGCTGCTTGTGCTTGCACATGCGGTGCTTTTCTTGCAATAGCTTTCGAGGTTGTTGGAAAGAAAAAATGGATGGCTATTACCATAACTGGTTTGGGCATACCAATTCTAGTTGGGACTCTAGCAAGTATGTGTTACTTTGTTTTTCGACAACATTTTGGCATTTTCCAAAGTGATTCCCAGAGACGAATCAAGAGAGCGAGTGGAAGCAAATCTTTCTCGTGGTCTTACTCTGCAAATATATCAGATTTGGACGAATACAACTCGGACATTGAGAAGATCTATGCTCTGTAA